One genomic region from Aliarcobacter cryaerophilus ATCC 43158 encodes:
- the dnaA gene encoding chromosomal replication initiator protein DnaA has product MTNKEFLSLIQKETSKNDFERYLKQLVLKKLSVEENLVIFEVTNKYIASWIKSKYTNLIQNCFEKNINLKPDIEIRLIGEKKTKKETQNSQIQNHTPESTILNPSYTFDSFIVGPSNQMAYNAALAVASKPGVQYNPLFIYGGTGLGKTHILQAIGNHALENDKTVIYVTIEQFMNDFIFSINKKNMEHFREKYRNCDLLLIDDVQFLSGKESTQEEFFHTFNELHNAKKQIVMTSDRLPSQIAGLVDRLKSRFEWGLTTDVQIPKLETKIAIIEKKSELNGINLSRDIVSFIATTLDSSIREIEGVLIRINASASLLNLEINLQMVQNLLKDQIKENKENIKLPDIISLVANELNIKPSDIKSKKRTSSVANARRIVIYLARELTHNSMPDIAKFLEMKDHSSISHNVKKTTELIEKDENFKLIIQNLKNKLINKE; this is encoded by the coding sequence ATGACAAATAAAGAGTTTTTATCACTTATTCAAAAAGAGACAAGCAAAAATGACTTCGAAAGATATTTAAAACAACTTGTTTTAAAAAAATTATCTGTTGAAGAAAATCTTGTAATATTTGAAGTAACAAATAAATATATTGCTTCTTGGATAAAGAGCAAATATACAAATCTTATTCAAAACTGCTTTGAAAAAAATATAAATCTTAAACCAGATATTGAAATTAGATTAATTGGTGAAAAAAAGACAAAAAAAGAGACACAAAATAGTCAAATTCAAAATCATACTCCAGAAAGTACGATACTAAATCCTTCATATACTTTTGATTCATTTATAGTTGGTCCTTCAAATCAAATGGCTTATAATGCAGCTTTAGCAGTAGCTTCAAAACCAGGTGTTCAGTATAATCCACTTTTTATATATGGTGGAACTGGTTTGGGTAAAACTCATATTTTACAAGCTATTGGAAACCATGCTTTAGAAAATGATAAAACAGTAATTTATGTAACAATAGAACAGTTTATGAACGATTTTATATTTTCAATAAATAAAAAAAATATGGAACATTTTAGAGAAAAATATAGAAATTGTGATTTACTTTTGATAGATGATGTACAGTTTTTAAGTGGAAAAGAGAGTACTCAAGAGGAATTTTTCCATACTTTCAATGAACTACACAATGCAAAAAAACAAATTGTAATGACAAGCGACAGACTTCCATCTCAAATAGCTGGGCTTGTTGACAGATTAAAATCAAGATTTGAATGGGGACTTACAACAGATGTTCAAATTCCAAAACTAGAAACAAAAATTGCAATTATTGAAAAAAAATCAGAATTAAATGGAATAAACTTAAGTCGTGATATTGTCTCATTTATTGCAACAACTCTTGATAGTTCAATTAGAGAAATTGAAGGTGTTTTAATAAGAATAAATGCTAGTGCATCTTTACTTAACCTTGAAATAAATCTACAAATGGTTCAAAATCTTTTAAAAGATCAAATAAAAGAGAATAAAGAAAATATAAAACTACCAGATATTATAAGTTTAGTTGCAAATGAATTGAATATAAAACCAAGTGATATAAAATCTAAAAAAAGAACTTCTAGTGTAGCAAATGCACGAAGAATAGTTATATATCTTGCACGTGAATTAACTCACAATTCAATGCCAGATATTGCAAAATTCTTAGAGATGAAAGACCATAGCTCAATTTCTCATAATGTTAAAAAAACAACAGAGCTAATTGAAAAAGATGAAAACTTTAAATTGATAATTCAAAATTTAAAAAATAAATTAATAAACAAGGAGTAA
- the dnaN gene encoding DNA polymerase III subunit beta — protein sequence MKLVINKSTFENVVSQMQPFLEKKDSSAITSHLYLEIANSKMTIKATDYEIGLEVTIDAISNFEDGKTTVNGNNLLGFIKRLKNEDITLETSSNNLIIKQGKSIFKLPSYDPNEYPTINKYENLKDLSISTINFINSIKKISPAIDNNNPKFELNGALLDIKSQKINFCATDTRRLAMNSLENMSNEEVQLIIPKKAIFEIQKLFLDNAKISYDNTNLVISNENTTFFTKLINGKYPDYERIIPLNLKNNLYIPKNIFIESIKLITSLNSNIKITFTTQAIIFESLDTDSVANTQVDIDLNIPNDFYIAVNAKYILDFLSMTTSDKIKIGFNESNLPFYLEDNKFITIVMPIVLEK from the coding sequence ATGAAGCTAGTAATAAACAAATCTACTTTTGAAAATGTTGTAAGTCAAATGCAACCATTTTTAGAAAAAAAAGATTCAAGTGCAATTACATCTCATTTATATTTAGAAATTGCAAATAGCAAAATGACTATAAAAGCTACTGACTATGAAATTGGTCTTGAAGTTACAATTGATGCTATAAGTAATTTTGAAGATGGAAAAACAACAGTAAATGGAAATAATCTATTAGGATTTATTAAAAGACTAAAAAATGAAGATATCACTTTAGAAACTAGTTCAAATAACTTAATAATAAAACAAGGTAAATCAATATTCAAATTACCAAGCTATGATCCAAATGAATATCCAACTATAAACAAATATGAAAATTTAAAAGATTTATCTATTTCTACAATCAATTTTATAAATTCAATTAAAAAAATATCTCCAGCAATAGATAACAACAATCCAAAATTTGAATTAAATGGAGCTTTACTAGATATAAAAAGCCAAAAAATAAATTTTTGTGCAACAGATACTAGAAGATTAGCAATGAATAGTTTAGAAAATATGTCAAATGAAGAAGTACAATTAATTATTCCAAAAAAAGCTATTTTTGAAATTCAAAAACTATTTTTAGATAATGCAAAAATATCTTACGATAATACAAATTTAGTAATTTCAAATGAAAATACAACTTTTTTTACAAAACTTATAAACGGAAAATATCCAGATTATGAAAGAATTATTCCATTAAATCTTAAAAATAATCTATATATTCCAAAAAATATATTTATTGAATCTATAAAACTTATTACATCTTTAAATTCAAATATAAAAATTACATTTACAACTCAAGCTATTATTTTTGAATCTTTAGATACAGATAGTGTTGCAAATACACAAGTTGATATAGATTTAAATATTCCAAATGATTTTTACATAGCAGTAAATGCAAAATATATTTTAGATTTTTTAAGTATGACAACAAGTGATAAGATTAAAATAGGATTTAATGAATCAAATCTTCCATTTTATTTAGAAGATAACAAATTTATCACAATTGTAATGCCAATAGTTTTAGAAAAATAA